DNA sequence from the Procambarus clarkii isolate CNS0578487 chromosome 9, FALCON_Pclarkii_2.0, whole genome shotgun sequence genome:
NNNNNNNNNNNNNNNNNNNNNNNNNNNNNNNNNNNNNNNNNNNNNNNNNNNNNNNNNNNNNNNNNNNNNNNNNNNNNNNNNNNNNNNNNNNNNNNNNNNNNNNNNNNNNNNNNNNNNNNNNNNNNNNNNNNNNNNNNNNNNNNNNNNNNNNNNNNNNNNNNNNNNNNNNNNNNNNNNNNNNNNNNNNNNNNNNNNNNNNNNNNNNNNNNNNNNNNNNNNNNNNNNNNNNNNNNNNNNNNNNNNNNNNNNNNNNNNNNNNNNNNNNNNNNNNNNCCGAGGGCTACCAGGAGGGCCCTGGTGACCTTCCCTGGCACCCGAGGGGCTACCAGGGGGGCCCCTCCCGACCTTCCCTGGCACCCGAGGGCTACCAGGAGGGCCCTGGTGACCTTCCCTGACCCCGTTAATGAACCCCACAGGAAAGGTCGGCTGTGACCTTTCACAGggcgccccccaccccccataaACAAGATGGTGCAACAGCCTCAGCGTCAGCCTGGCCATTATCGACCCAACGTCCGGGGGCTTGAAGGGGGAGTTTACCCCTCTCTCTGGTAGGGTGGCTTGGCACCTTCTTGGCCCGGGATGAGTGTGTGTTTTACCCATATCTTGAGGCGCTGAGTTCACGCTGtttttgttgttcttgttgtttgtTTGTCTCCATACGTGATTGTATGGTGATTGTTGCTCGTGTTCTTGGTGATTGTTGTCCGTGTTCTTGGTGATTGTTGTCCGTGTTCTTGGTGATTGTTGTTCGTGTTCTTGGTGATTCTTGTCCGTGTTCTTGGTGATTGTTGTTCGTGTTCTTGGTGATTGTTGTCCGTGTTCTTGGTGATTGTTGTTCGTGTTCTTGGTGATTGTTGTTCGTGTTCTTGGTGATTGTTGTCCGTGTTCTTGGTGATTGTTGTTCGTGTTCTTGGTGATTGTTGTTCGTGTTCTTGGTGATTGTTGTTCGTGTTCTTGGTGATTGTTGTTCGTGTTCTTGGTGATTGTTGTCCGTGTTCTTGGTGATTGTTGTTCGTGTTCTTGGTGATTGTTGTTCGTGTTCTTGGTGATTGTTGTCCGTGTTCTTGGTGATTGTTGTCCGTGTTCTTGGTGATTGTTGTTCGTGTACTTGGTGATTGTTGTCCGTGTTCTTGGTGATTGTTGTCCGTGTTCTTGGTGATTGTTGTTCGTGTTCTTGGTGATTGTTGTTCGTGTTCTTGGTGATTGTTGTCCGTGTTCTTGGTGATTGTTGTTCGTGTTCTTGGTGATTGTTGTCCGTGTTCTTGGTGATTGTTGTCCGTGTTCTTGGTGATTGTTGTTCGTGTTCTTGGTGATTGTTGTTCGTGTTCTTGGTGATTGTTGTTCGTGTTCTTGGTGATTGTTGTTCGTGTTCTTGGTGATTGTTGTCCGTGTTCTTGGTGATTGTTGTTCGTGTTCTTGGTGATTGTTGCTCGTGTTCTTGGTGATTGTTGTTCGTGTTCTTGGTGATTGTTGTCCGTGTTCTTGGTGATTGTTGTCCGTGTTCTTGGTGATTGTTGTCCGTGTTCTTGGTGATTGTTGTTCGTGTTCTTGGTGATTGTTCATGTTCTTGGTGATTGTTCATGTTCTCGGTCTTAATTCACTAGTTCTCAGTGTCCTTGTTCTCGGTGTCCTTGTTCTCCGTGTCCTTGTTCTCAGTGTTTGTTCTTGTTGGCTTTCACTAACCTTGATTGTGTTCATTGTCGTGTTTTTGTTAGCGTCGTCGTcactgtttgtgtgtttgttcctTAGCGTCGTATAATGAGTCACTATCCTTGCTATAATTGCCACAGTGTGTTTGTTTTGTTGTCATTGTTTGTGtcagcaactgttgttgttgaagctcttgggtcccgcctctcaaccctgcTATCGACTGGAGTCTGTATCCACCAATTTTTACCGTTGACCGTTACTCTGTTCTTACCGTTGACCGGTACTCTCTGTTCTTACCGTTGACCGGTACTCTCTGTTCTTACCGTTGACCGGTACTCCCTGTTCTTACCGTTGACCGTTACTCTCTGTTCTTACCGTTGACCGTTACTCTGTTCTTACCGTTGACCGTTACTCTCTGTTCTTACCGTTGACCGGTACTCTCTGTTCTTACCGTTGACCGGTACTCCCTGTTCTTACCGTTGACCGTTACTCTCTGTTCTTACCGTTGACCGGTGCTCTCTGTTCTTACCGTTGACCGTTACTCTGTTTTTACCGTTGACCGGTACTCTGTTCTTACCGTTGACCGGTACTCCCTGTTTTTACCTTTGACCGGTATTCTCTGTTCTTACCGTTGACCGGTACTCCCCGTTTTTACCTTTGACCGGTACTCTCTGTTCTTACCGTTGACCGGTACTCTGTTCTTACCGTTGACCGGTACTCCCTGTTCTTACCGTTGACTGGTACTCCCTGTTTTTACCTTTGACCGGTACTCTCTGTTCTTACCGTTGACCGTTACTCTGTTCTTACCGTTGACCGGTACTCTCTGTTCTTACCGTTGACCGGTACTCCCTGTTCTTACCGTTGACCGGTACTCCCTGTTCTTACCGTTGACCGGTACTCTCTGTTCTTACCGTTGACCGGTACTCTCTGTTCTTACCGTTGACCGGTACTCTGTTCTTACCGTTGACCGGAACTCCTTGTTCTTCTTGTTGACCGGTACTCTCTGTTCTTACCGTTGACCGGTACTCCTTGTTCTTCTTGTTGACCGGTACTCTCTGTTCTTACCGTTGACCGGTACTCCCTGTTCTTACCGTTGACCGGTACTCCCTGTTTTTACCGTTGACCGGTACTCCCTGTTCTTACCGTTGACCGGAACTCCCTGTTTTTACCGTTGACCGGTACTCTCTGTTCTTACCGTTGACCGTTACTTTCTGTTCTTACCGTTGACCGGTACTCCCTGTTCTTCTTGTTGACCGGTACTCTGTTTTTACCGTTGACCGGTACTCCCTGTTCTTACCGTTGACCGTTACTTTCTGTTCTTACCGTTGACCGGTACTCCCTGTTCTTACCGTTGACCGGTACTCCCTGTTCTTACCGTTGACCGGAACTCCTTGTTCTTCTTGTTGACCGGTACTCTGTTCTTACCGTTGACCGGTACTCCCTGTTCTTACCGTTGACCGGTACTCTGTTCTTACCGTTGACCGGTACTCCCTGTTCTTACCGTTGACCGGTACTCCCTGTTCTTACCGTTGACCGGTACTCTGTTCTTACCGTTGACCGGTACTCCCTGTTCTTACCGTTGACCGGTACTCTGTTCTTACCGTTGACCGGTACTCCCTGTTCTTACCGTTGACCGGTACTCCCTGTTCTTACCGTTGACCGGTACTCTGTTCTTACCGTTGACCGGTACTCCCTGTTCTTCTTGTTGACCGGTACTCTGTTTTTACCGTTGACCGGTACTCCCTGTTCTTACCGTTGACCGTTACTTTCTGTTCTTACCGTTGACCGGTACTCCCTGTTCTTACCGTTGACCGGTACTCCCTGTTCTTACCGTTGACCGGTACTCTGTTCTTACCGTTGACCGGAACTCCTTGTTCTTCTTGTTGACCGGTACTCTGTTCTTACCGTTGACCGTTACTCTCTGTTCGTTCCGTTGACCGGTACTCTCTGTTCTTACCGTTGACCGGTACTCTCTGTTCTTACCGTTGACCGTTACTCTGTTCTTACCGTTGACCGGTACTCTCTGTTCTTACCGTTGACCGGTACTCCCTGTTCTTACCGTTGACCGGTACTCCCTGTTCTTACCGTTGACCGGTACTCCCTGTTCTTTCCGTTGACCGTTACTCCCTGTTCTTACCGTTGACCGGTACTCTCTGTTCTTACCGTTGACCGTTACTCTCTGTTCTTACCGTTGACCGTTACTCTCTGTTCTTACCGTTGaccgttactgttgttgttgtctttgtTTTGTTGCTTTTTGTTTAGTCATTAACAAATCTGTGTTTTTTTCGTGTATTTTATTGTTTTTGTTCATGTTAATGCGTTCCCTGTGTTTGATGTCGTTGTTTGTCGTTGTTAACGGAAGCTCTGTCGTTGTTAACGGAAGCTCTGTCGTTGTTAACGGAAGCTCTGTCGTTGTTAACGGAGGCTCTGTCGTTGTTAACGGAGGCTCTGTCGTTGTTAACGGAGGCTCTGTCGTTGTTAACGGAGGCTCTGTCGTTGTTAACGGAAGCTCTGTCGTTGTTAACGGAAGCTCTGTCGTTGTTAACGGAGGCTCTGTCGTTGTTAACGGAAGCTCTGTCGTTGTTAACGGAGGCTCTGTCGTTGTTAACGGAAGCTCTGTCGTTGTTAACGGAGGCTCTGTCGTTGTTAACGGAAGCTCTGTCGTTGTTAACGGAAGCTCTGTCGTTGTTAACGGAAGCTCTGTCGTTGTTAACGGAAGCTCTGTCGTTGTTAACGGAGGCTCTGTCGTTGTTAACGGAGGCTCTGTCGTTGTTAACGGAAGCTCTGTCGTTGTTAACGGAAGCTCTGTCGTTGTTAACGGAAGCTCTGTCGTTGTTAACGGAAGCTCTGTCGTTGTTAACGGAGGCTCTGTCGTTGTTAACGGAAGCTCTGTCGTTGTTAACGGAAGCTCTGTCGTTGTTAACGGAGGCTCTGTCGTTGTTAACGGAAGCTCTGTCGTTGTTAACGGAGGCTCTGTCGTTGTTAACGGAGGCTCTGTCGTTGTTAACGGAAGCTCTGTCGTTGTTAACGGAAGCTCTGTCGTTGTTAACGGAGGCTCTGTCGTTGTTAACGGAGGCTCTGTCGTTGTTAACGGAAGCTCTGTCGTTGTTAACGGAGGCTCTGTCGTTGTTAACGGAGGCTCTGTCGTTGTTAACGGAAGCTCTGTCGTTGTTAACGGAGGCTCTGTCGTTGTTAACGGAGGCTCTGTCGTTGTTAACGGAGGCTCTGTCGTTGTTAACGGAAGCTCTGTCGTTGTTAACGGAAGCTCTGTCGTTGTTAACGGAAGCTCTGTCGTTGTTAACGGAAGCTCTGTCGTTGTTAACGGAAGCTCTGTCGTTGTTAACGGAAGCTCTGTCGTTGTTAACGGAAGCTCTGTCGTTGTTAACGGAAGCTCTGTCGTTGTTAACGGAGGCTCTGTCGTTGTTAGTGTTAGGCTTTTGTGTCCTTGCTGCCCCTTGTTTGTGGTCTCCTTCAAGTCCTCAGTgtttttgtttgtgtttgttAGTGGTGTTATTgattggttgtgttgttgttatcTTGTAACTGCTGCTATTGCTGTTATCTTatagctgctgctgttgctgttatcTTGTAGCTGCTGCTGTAGATGTTATCTtgtagctgctgctgttgctgttatcTTGTAGCTGCTGCTATAGATGTTATCTCGTAGCTGTTGCTGTTATCTTGTAGCTGCTGCTGTAGATGTTATCTTGTAGTTGCTGCTGTAGATGTTATCTtgtagctgctgctgttgctgttatcTTGTAGCTGCTGCTATAGATGTTATCTtgtagctgctgctgttgctgttatcTTGTAGCTGCTGCTATAGATGTTATCTTGTAGCTGCTGCTATAGATGTTATCTtgtagctgctgctgttgctgttatcTTGTAGCTGCTGCTGTAGATGTTATCTtgtagctgctgctgttgctgttatcTTGTAGCTGCTGCTGTAGATGTTATCTTGTAGCTGCTGCTGTAGATGTTATCTTGTAGCTGCTGCTGTAGATGTTATCTtgtagctgctgctgttgctgttatcTTGTAGCTGCTGCTGTAGATGTTATCTtgtagctgctgctgttgctgttatcttgtagctgctgctgttgctgttatcttgtagctgctgctgttgctgttatcTTGTAGCTGCTGCTGTAGATGTTATCTTGTAGCTGTTGCTGTTATCTTGTAGCTGCTGCTATAGATGTTATCTTGTAGCTGCTGCTGTAGATGTTATCATGTAGCTGCTGCTGTAGATGTTATcttgtagctgctgctgctgtagatgttatcttgtgcttgacaaggtaccggctccatgctggggccgcatactctaggattggtcttacatatgtgttatacaagattctaaatgaatccttacacagattcctgaaggcagttctgatgttagccagcctcgcatacgccgcagatgttattctttttatgtgggcttcaggagacaggtttggtgtgatatcaactcctagatctttctctctgtccatttcattaaggacttcatctcctattctgtatcctatgtctggcctcctgtttccaccgtctagtttcattactttgcatttactcgggttgaacttcaacagccatttgttggcccattcattcagtctgtcaaggtcatcttgtagcctcctactaccatcctctgttttaatccacctcataatttttgcatcgtcggcaaacatcgagaggaacgaatctataccctctgggagatcatttacatataccagaaacattataggtccaagaactgacccctgcgggactccacttgtaacgtctcgccaatctgagacctcacccctcacactgactcgttgtcctgttgcttaggtactcctttatccaatggagtaccttccctttcactccagcctgcatctctagctttcgcactagcctcttgtgtggcactgtatcaaaggctttctggcaatccaaaaaaatgcagtctgcccacccttctctttcttgccttatttttttttgcctgatcgtagaattcaagtaaccctgtgagg
Encoded proteins:
- the LOC138362765 gene encoding GATA zinc finger domain-containing protein 14-like codes for the protein MNNHQEHEQSPRTRTTITKNTDNNHQEHGQQSPRTRTTITKNTNNNHQEHEQQSPRTRTTITKNTDNNHQEHEQQSPRTRTTITKNTNNNHQEHEQQSPRTRTTITKNTDNNHQEHEQQSPRTRTTITKNTNNNHQEHEQQSPRTRTTITKNTDNNHQVHEQQSPRTRTTITKNTDNNHQEHEQQSPRTRTTITKNTDNNHQEHEQQSPRTRTTITKNTNNNHQEHEQQSPRTRTTITKNTNNNHQEHEQQSPRTRTTITKNTNNNHQEHGQESPRTRTTITKNTDNNHQEHGQQSPRTRATITIQSRMETNKQQEQQKQRELSASRYG
- the LOC138362766 gene encoding autotransporter adhesin BpaC-like encodes the protein MHSSSVNKLFYLSEFSCMRELCKTLVCISERLQDKKKKQRYDHYIQNISKTRQNWQSGIREAYNFTNKRASVNNDRASVNNDRASVNNDRASVNNDRASVNNDRASVNNDRASVNNDRASVNNDRASVNNDRASVNNDRASVNNDRASVNNDRASVNNDRASVNNDRASVNNDRASVNNDRASVNNDRASVNNDRASVNNDRASVNNDRASVNNDRASVNNDRASVNNDRASVNNDRASVNNDRASVNNDRASVNNDRASVNNDRASVNNDRASVNNDRASVNNDRASVNNDRASVNNDRASVNNDRASVNNDRASVNNDRASVNNDRASVNNDRASVNNDRASVNNDRASVNNDRASVNNDRASVNNDRASVNNDRASVNNDRASVNNDRASVNNDRASVNNDRASVNNDKQRHQTQGTH